TGGAGTGGCAGATCCAGCGAGACGGGCGGGTGACCGGCCTACGAATCCTGGATAGCAGCGGCATCGAGGTCCTCGATCGCTCGGCGTTACGCGCTGTCCAGAGTGCGGCGCCCCTGCCGCCGCTCCCACCTCGCTGGCGTAGTGAATCGCTCCCGGTGACCTACCTGTTTGTCCTCCACCCCGACGACCTCTGACCCCGGAATCGGAGACCCGCCCATGCAGCTTCGTTCGCTCGTACCAGGTATCGTTCTGCCCCTCCTGCTTCTGCCCGGTCTAACGTCTGCTCAGGAAGAGCGACGGCTCGACGGCACGATCAGCGGAAGTGGCAGTGCGTTCAAGATCGGCGTCCCTGCCGCCCGCTATCAGGGTGTCAGCGACGCGGTCGCCACCGAGATCGCCCAGACGGTTCGTGATGACCTGGAATTCAGCGGATTCTTCGATCTCATCGACCCGCAACTCTACTCGCTGATTCCCGCCAGCGAAGGCGATGAGGAGCGTCACGACGATTGGTTGTCGATCGGCGCCGACGCCATGCTGCGACTGGTCGTAGAGTACAAGAACGATCGCGTCTATCTGGAGGCGCGGCTTCACGACAATCAGACCAAGCAGATGACCTTCAATCGCATCTATCGCGGCAGTAACGACTTCGCCCGCCGGTTGGCGCATCAGCTTGCCGACGACCTGATGCGACAGTTCACCGGTCGCCCGGGGGTCGCCATGACCCGGATCGCGTTCTCGTCGTTCCACGAGGAGAACAAGGAGGTCTACATCATGGATTACGACGGACAGCGAGTTCGTCGTCTTACGACCAGCCGCTCGACCAACCTGTCTCCGGTCTGGTCTCCCGACGGCAAGGAGTTGGCCTTCACCTCCTGGCGAGGCAAGCAACCCGGCGTCTACGTCATGAACAACCAGGGCAAGCTTGGGCACCTGGACACCGTCGGTGGCGAGCTGTCTGCGGCACCGGACTGGTCCCCCGACGGTCGTCGGCTGGCCTACGTCTCGGACGTCGACGGAAACAGCGAGATCTACATCCTCGATCGGCAATCCAAACGGAATTCCAGGGTGACCCGCAATAACGCCATCGACACGGGCCCCGCCTGGTCCCCCAACGGTCGCGAGATCGCGTTCACCTCGGACCGCACCGGAAACCCGCAGGTCTATCTAATGGACGCCGAGGGTCTCAATGCTCGCCGGGTCTCCTTTGGTTCGCCCTACGCCAGTTCACCGGCCTGGAGCCCCCGTGGCGAGCAGTTGGCGTATGTGTCGCGGATCGACGGCAAGTTCGATGTGGTGGTCCTGGAAACCGTCACGGGGCAGGTCCGGCGACTGACCCATGGCGAGGGCAACAACGAGAATCCTCGCTGGTCCCCCGACGGTCGCCACCTGGTCTTTGCCTCCAGTCGGGCCGGTCGCTACGACGTCTACACGATGCGTGCCGACGGCAGTCGAGTGAAACGGCTCACCCGTGGTGGCGACAGCTTTACACCGGACTGGTCCCGTTGAGGTCAAAAAGCCGCCGCTCGGCGGTTGCGATCCGGGGTCCGATCCAACATAATCGAGTGGCTTTCGCCGTAAGAGTTCGCAATGCAACGCCTCTCCCGC
This portion of the Acidobacteriota bacterium genome encodes:
- the tolB gene encoding Tol-Pal system beta propeller repeat protein TolB, with product MQLRSLVPGIVLPLLLLPGLTSAQEERRLDGTISGSGSAFKIGVPAARYQGVSDAVATEIAQTVRDDLEFSGFFDLIDPQLYSLIPASEGDEERHDDWLSIGADAMLRLVVEYKNDRVYLEARLHDNQTKQMTFNRIYRGSNDFARRLAHQLADDLMRQFTGRPGVAMTRIAFSSFHEENKEVYIMDYDGQRVRRLTTSRSTNLSPVWSPDGKELAFTSWRGKQPGVYVMNNQGKLGHLDTVGGELSAAPDWSPDGRRLAYVSDVDGNSEIYILDRQSKRNSRVTRNNAIDTGPAWSPNGREIAFTSDRTGNPQVYLMDAEGLNARRVSFGSPYASSPAWSPRGEQLAYVSRIDGKFDVVVLETVTGQVRRLTHGEGNNENPRWSPDGRHLVFASSRAGRYDVYTMRADGSRVKRLTRGGDSFTPDWSR